One genomic window of Cydia splendana chromosome 16, ilCydSple1.2, whole genome shotgun sequence includes the following:
- the LOC134798073 gene encoding protein artichoke-like, with protein sequence MDSAGYLYIVVFLFSVWSASSTICTIKDRNECTYTVVCEGHAGSANNPSCDYDPYVNFIIKDSVTDTLTTGFFGSTNFDSRVRRIQAIDNNWPNIEAFAFKYYTKCIDMDLSSNNIKNIKNDAFKNLFILDSLNLSQNAIEHLNPSSLAISEISANKLTTLDLSNNLLTEISGETVSKLTNLNSLYLQNNRLTSLADNCFTSLKDLTTLNLRNNQLTAINVTLIHLKNLKTLDLAFNHLFKLIGFELNRLDSLTFLNMSHNDIEEVESNCFIQAFRLISIDLSNNKIKSPIENVMFINNNHLQCLYLSNNSIEQIQDDAFKHNVLTTLNLDKNNLKGEISGQTFNGISKVTRLDLSNQSITAIRENAFSTANNLVHLNLSRNVIHTIEKSSFSPSLPLIVLDVSYNKLSSLQFLNDTLLSLTELYVNNNNLTSISKGTFRNHTNLKKLDLSMNLIVTIDQLSLPLLNLQYLNVTGNLLTGSLKSMVISPSKYLRFLDFSCLNFRKVEDGAFIDSPLLARVNLSYNAIEFIGSNNFMNMENLYSLDLSYNKLIRLQMNNSVLLNLKALYLNHNRLKSISNLFLNISKILFLDISDNDISDLSVPLFQTLKDLRVLRISNNKVKQFNNPQTNSLTKLMTLCLSSNSLVNLNLSYFPDLINADLSNNSISFINSSFFRNLDRLQSIDLSFNNITSLTPGTFQSLKILKLLNMSSNWIENLRYGSFKGLGRAEVIDLSRNLIHVLDVDIFHECTELKRLIIDYNFITQLEFERLVMTVTKLNALSLGGNPIMCKEIVRNYNSGIGGRRVEVTSIDKVFEEDNVHGILCGQNNGTVVTTASSFEPPLYTSSSSSANVLFMWCSVLTALVLVVGAASYMYRRKGLMILTDSSMRSTVQFGSTENQSSLLF encoded by the exons ATGGATTCGGCTGGGTATTTGT ATATAGTCGTCTTCTTATTCTCAGTATGGAGCGCTTCGAGCacaatatgtacaataaaagACCGTAACGAATGCACCTACACAGTGGTCTGCGAGGGCCACGCCGGCAGCGCCAACAACCCTTCCTGCGACTACGACCCCTACGTCAACTTTATCATCAAGGACTCCGTCACTGACACCCTCACCACCGGCTTCTTCGGGTCCACCAACTTCGACTCCAGGGTCAGGCGCATCCAGGCCATCGATAACAACTGGCCCAACATCGAAGCCTTCGCTTTCAAGTACTATACCAAGTGTATCGACATGGACCTCTCCAGCAACAACATTAAGAACATCAAAAATGACGCATTCAAGAACTTGTTCATACTTGATTCTTTGAACTTATCTCAAAATGCTATAGAACATTTAAATCCATCTTCGTTAGCGATTTCGGAAATAAGTGCAAATAAATTAACGACGCTGGATCTTTCAAATAACTTACTAACGGAGATTAGCGGTGAAACTGTAAGTAAGTTAACTAACCTCAATAGTTTGTATTTGCAAAACAATAGACTAACATCATTAGCCGATAATTGTTTTACCTCCTTAAAAGACTTAACTACATTGAACTTGCGGAATAATCAGTTAACAGCTATTAATGTAACATTAATTCACTTGAAGAATCTCAAGACGCTAGATTTGGCATTTAATCATTTGTTCAAATTGATAGGATTCGAACTAAACCGATTAGATTCTCTTACGTTTTTAAACATGAGTCATAACGATATTGAAGAGGTTGAATCGAATTGCTTCATTCAAGCGTTCAGACTCATATCGATAGACCTGAGcaacaacaaaattaaatcgCCTATAGAAAATGTGATGTTTATTAATAACAATCATCTACAATGTTTATATTTGTCTAATAACAGTATTGAACAAATACAGGACGATGCATTTAAACATAACGTTTTAACAACACTAAATTTGGACAAAAATAACTTGAAAGGGGAGATATCTGGTCAAACCTTCAATGGTATATCAAAAGTAACAAGACTCGATCTGTCCAATCAGAGTATAACAGCCATAAGAGAAAACGCATTTTCCACAGCAAATAATCTCGTTCATTTGAACTTGAGTAGAAATGTTATACATACAATCGAGAAATCCAGTTTCTCACCTTCACTGCCCCTAATAGTTTTAGATGTTTCATACAATAAGTTATCATCTCTACAATTTTTAAACGATACTTTATTAAGCCTTACTGAACTCTACGTGAATAATAACAATCTCACCTCCATAAGTAAGGGTACCTTTCGTAATCACACAAATTTGAAGAAACTGGACTTGTCAATGAATTTAATTGTCACCATAGATCAATTGTCTTTGCCTCTTCTGAATTTGCAGTATCTAAATGTAACGGGCAATCTTTTGACGGGATCTCTCAAGAGCATGGTGATAAGTCCTTCAAAGTATCTCCGATTTTTGGACTTTAGCTgtttaaattttagaaaagttgAGGATGGAGCATTTATTGACTCTCCTTTACTTGCCAGGGTGAACCTGTCATATAATGCAATCGAGTTTATTGGATCAAACAATTTCATGAATATGGAAAATTTGTATAGTttagatttatcatataacaaACTGATAAGGTTACAAATGAATAATAGCGTTTTATTAAATCTTAAAGCTTTGTATTTAAACCACAACCGTCTGAAATCcatttcaaatttatttttgaacatatcaaaaatacTATTTCTCGACATCTCTGATAATGATATATCTGACCTTTCCGTTCCACTTTTCCAAACATTAAAAGACTTGCGTGTTTTGcgtatttcaaataacaaagtAAAACAATTTAACAATCCACAGACGAACTCTCTTACTAAATTGATGACTTTATGCCTTTCCTCAAACTCGCTGGTTAATTTGAATTTAAGCTACTTTCCAGATTTAATAAACGCCGATTTGAGTAACAACAGTATTAGCTTCATCAACAGCTCTTTTTTCCGAAACTTAGACCGTTTGCAATCCATTGATTTAAGCTTTAATAATATAACATCTTTGACACCAGGCACATTCCAAAGtcttaaaattttaaaactCCTAAATATGTCTTCAAATTGGATCGAAAACTTGCGCTACGGTAGCTTCAAGGGGCTCGGGAGAGCCGAAGTGATAGACCTATCTCGAAACTTGATACATGTCTTAGATGTGGATATCTTCCATGAGTGTACGGAGCTAAAACGATTGATCATTGACTACAACTTCATCACTCAACTGGAATTCGAACGATTGGTCATGACTGTTACAAAGCTGAATGCTCTAAGTTTAGGTGGTAACCCGATTATGTGTAAAGAGATAGTTAGAAATTATAATTCAGGCATTGGAGGTAGGCGGGTGGAGGTTACGTCTATAGACAAAGTGTTTGAAGAAGATAATGTGCACGGTATTTTGTGTGGACAAAATAATGGAACAGTGGTCACTACGGCGAGTAGTTTTGAGCCCCCGTTGTACACAAGTAGTTCAAGTTCTGCCA
- the LOC134797992 gene encoding toll-like receptor 3 — protein sequence MPSRKDIAAVVFVSCIWGASSSCAIKDRIDCTYSVICEGRPGSASSPCNSNAHVNFIIKDSSVETLTTAFFGATNFDAKVRSIHAINNKWANIESFAFKYYTKCVDLNLANNNIKNIKNNAFKTLPVLNSLNLSKNGIDNLNPDSLKIADSGVNKITILDLSNNLLTKISSELLSGMTNLKSLYLQNNKVNSLADDCFLALKSLTILNLRNNQLTAINATLINLKSLLALDLAHNNLIKLSGFELNRLGSLLFLNLSNNAIEEIESNSFSQTTSLQSIDLRNNKIKSTIDGKMFSNNNRLHYLNMYNNSIEHIQDDVFRNNALITLNLEKNDLKGDVTRQTFEGISKVTRLDLYNQSITAIRNNAFSATDSLISLNLSRNAINTIEVNSFASGLNLSVLDVSYNNLSNLDFLQKALEALTELYINNNKLSAIKQGTFVNQTNLKKLDLSINFILTIENFSLPLLNLQYLNVTGNLLQGSLKGNVISPSTFLKFLDFSSFNYTSVEDRAFVDSPLLARVNLSHNSIGFMGSENFMNMDNLYSLDLSWNNLRILQLNNSKLPNLKSLYLNNNHLQGISNSFSDISNIIYLDISVNNITDISEPIFQTLLNLRVFHASNNKLTQFNNPRTNSLTKLMTLSLSSNSLSNINLSYYPDLINVDLSHNSINSINSSFFQNLDYLQSIDLSFNNITTLTPGTFQSLKILKLLNLSSNSISNLRYGSFKGLGRVEVIDVSRNAIQVLDVHIFHECTELKQLIIDYNYITQLDFESLVTTATKLNVLSLGGNPMLCKEIVKNYNSGIGARRVDVTSVHKVYEEDNVHGIWCGSGTVTTSTAATSASTATLIEPNGTNAISHVLLAWCTVLTILILIVGVASYFYKRNQEALEIRQPGTGSRRSCSTEFEYQSDLLLE from the exons ATGCCCTCCCGCAAAG ATATTGCCGCAGTCGTCTTCGTATCTTGTATATGGGGCGCATCAAGCTCATGCGCAATCAAAGATCGCATAGACTGCACCTATTCGGTGATCTGCGAGGGCCGTCCGGGTTCCGCAAGCAGCCCCTGCAACTCCAATGCCCACGTCAACTTCATCATCAAGGACTCTTCCGTCGAGACTCTCACCACCGCCTTCTTCGGGGCCACCAACTTCGACGCCAAAGTCAGGAGCATCCACGCCATCAACAACAAATGGGCCAACATCGAATCCTTCGCCTTCAAATACTACACCAAATGCGTTGACCTAAACCTGGCCAATAACAACATCAAAAATATAAAGAACAACGCGTTTAAAACCTTGCCTGTTCTAAATTCACTGAACTTATCTAAAAATGGAATTGACAATTTAAATCCAGATTCACTTAAAATTGCTGATTCAGgtgtaaataaaataacgatCCTTGATCTCTCAAATAACTTACTAACGAAAATTTCAAGTGAACTGCTGAGTGGGATGACGAACTTAAAGAGTTTGTATTTACAAAACAACAAGGTCAATTCTTTGGCAGATGATTGTTTTCTCGCTTTAAAAAGCCTAACCATTCTTAATTTACGAAATAATCAACTGACCGCTATTAATGCCACccttataaatttaaaatcgcTATTGGCATTAGATTTGGCTCATAATAATTTGATTAAATTATCAGGGTTTGAACTAAATCGATTAGGATCTCTGTTATTCTTAAACTTGAGTAACAACGCTATAGAAGAAATTGAATCTAATAGTTTTAGTCAGACAACTAGCCTTCAGTCCATAGAtttaagaaataataaaatcaaatcTACTATAGATGGCAAAATGTTCAGCAACAATAATCGACTACAttacttaaatatgtataataacagTATTGAACATATACAAGATGATGTATTTAGAAATAACgctttaattacacttaatttaGAGAAAAATGATTTAAAAGGCGATGTAACTAGACAAACGTTTGAAGGGATATCAAAAGTCACGAGACTTGATTTGTATAATCAGAGTATAACAGCTATAAGAAACAACGCATTTTCCGCAACAGATAGTCTGATCTCCTTGAACTTGAGTAGAAACGCTATAAACACAATCGAAGTTAACAGTTTTGCAAGCGGGTTGAACTTAAGCGTTTTAGACGTCTCCTACAACAATCTATCGAATCTAGATTTTTTACAGAAAGCTTTAGAAGCCCTCACTGAGCTTTATATAAATAACAACAAACTCAGCGCCATAAAACAGGGTACATTTGTTAACCAGACGAATTTGAAGAAACTGGACTTGTCAATTAATTTCATTCTGACCATTGAAAACTTTTCGTTGCCTCTTCTTAATTTGCAGTATCTGAATGTAACTGGTAACCTTTTGCAAGGATCTCTCAAGGGTAACGTTATAAGTCCTTCAACATTTCTGAAATTTTTGGACTTTAGTAGTTTCAACTATACCAGTGTTGAAGACAGGGCTTTTGTCGATTCACCTCTACTTGCTAGAGTAAACCTTTCCCATAATTCAATCGGGTTTATGGGATCAGAAAACTTTATGAATATGGACAATTTGTACAGTTTAGACTTATCATGGAACAACCTGAGAATACTGCAACTGAATAATAGCAAACTACCAAATCTTAAATCTTTATATTTAAACAACAATCATTTACAAGGCATTTCAAATTCCTTTTCTGACATATCAAACATAATTTACCTTGACATTTCTGTTAATAACATAACTGATATTTCTGAGCCAATATTTCAGACGTTACTGAATTTACGTGTTTTCCACGCttcaaataataaattaacacAGTTCAATAACCCACGAACGAACTCTCTTACAAAATTAATGACTTTAAGCCTTTCTTCAAATTCTTTATCTAATATAAACTTAAGTTACTACCCAGATTTGATTAACGTCGATTTGAGTCACAATAGCATCAATTCTATCAACAGTTCCTTCTTTCAAAACCTGGACTATTTGCAGTCCATCGACTTAAGCTTCAATAACATCACCACATTGACCCCTGGTACATTCCAAAgccttaaaattttaaagcttcTCAACTTATCGTCGAACTCCATTAGCAACTTGCGGTACGGCAGTTTCAAGGGTCTCGGAAGAGTAGAAGTTATTGATGTATCTCGAAACGCTATCCAGGTTCTAGACGTGCACATATTCCACGAATGCACAGAGTTGAAACAATTGATCATTGACTATAACTATATCACTCAGCTGGACTTTGAGAGTTTGGTCACAACTGCTACGAAGCTTAACGTCCTCAGTTTAGGAGGGAACCCAATGTTGTGTAAAGAAATTGTCAAGAATTACAATTCAGGCATTGGGGCTAGGCGTGTGGACGTTACTTCCGTACATAAAGTCTATGAGGAGGATAATGTCCACGGGATTTGGTGCGGTAGCGGGACCGTAACTACAAGTACAGCGGCTACTAGTGCTAGTACTGCTACATTAATAGAACCTAATGGTACCAACGCTATATCACACGTTTTACTGGCCTGGTGTACGGTGTTGACGATTTTGATTCTCATTGTAGGTGTAGCcagttatttttataaaagaaaccAAGAAGCGTTAGAAATAAGACAACCTGGCACCGGCAGCAGGCGAAGTTGTTCCACAGAATTTGAATACCAAAGTGATTTATTATTAGAATAA
- the LOC134797994 gene encoding toll-like receptor 3: MINFFCFLTVYTAAVFLAAVTLGSCHCPATITRDLGNCSFQYTCYHDVTRAHVPSECQFSNNYPVDVKVILHNPTFNENHTNIDKAFIRSITSFKAFGRWPYDNLTLVEQMYALKELHLVGNNIERITRYPFYYLKNLEKVDLSHNQLSHINTLFQIELQPSKLLTLSLAHNNIAGIPGDAFDKVTSIEELDLSYNSIRDLDSNSFGSLFRLKQLKLAFNQIDSIPDGTFDNVTSLEELDLSNNYISKLNNNTFSSMPRLTVLKLTNNKIIDLDGAINSLKLLKHLYLRGNQIQNIDMQSLQVIYHLETFDASGNNIENMASDVLARHWPHFDIHSKCKIILSDNSLVSLPNATSETFIGRARKVEEQNFNDIQTELNLSNNSITNIEFFAFRYILHLTSLDLSRNRLTDFVVNADDLKHVKLLNISNNFIRNLNYESFLLMDHLENLDLSFNQLENVPDPNFISINSMPRYVNMSVNNLVNVNNLRIKFHTKGGVLDLSNNSLSVVNIPHGQTLRLLMLVLRSNNIEDPSLVELRQQDELKVLDMSKNYIKDLDEASLHLPSSLEYLDLTYNEIMNMTPSVFKDLSYLRTLRLSHNFLNRIEYGVFQSLGNLKDLDLSYNDINILDSKVFTDLKSLQVLSVRYNGMYYLDYKSWVGHKYSVRVNMDGNSFDCQWLAAAISDYNNGISMIEPAATEPVEYGNNLKGISCVQDAPGNYMEGLDADRTLLVLTSKILKAIEKQNTILEAQLVYHPGLQQIGSVGNEVK; encoded by the coding sequence ATGAttaatttcttttgttttcttACAGTTTACACTGCGGCTGTCTTCCTGGCTGCGGTGACCCTGGGAAGCTGCCACTGTCCAGCCACCATCACGCGAGACCTCGGCAACTGCTCCTTCCAGTACACCTGCTACCACGACGTCACCAGGGCCCACGTGCCCAGCGAGTGCCAATTCTCCAACAACTATCCTGTCGACGTCAAAGTCATCCTGCACAACCCAACCTTCAACGAAAACCACACCAATATCGACAAGGCTTTCATACGCTCCATCACCTCCTTCAAAGCATTCGGACGCTGGCCTTACGACAATCTCACCTTAGTAGAACAAATGTACGCTTTAAAGGAGTTACACCTCGTGGGTAACAATATTGAACGCATCACGCGCTACCCTTTTTACTACCTAAAAAATTTGGAGAAAGTAGATTTGTCACACAACCAATTGTCACATATCAACACTTTATTTCAAATTGAATTGCAACCGAGCAAACTTCTAACACTATCACTGGCTCATAATAATATTGCAGGCATACCTGGAGATGCTTTCGATAAAGTGACTTCAATAGAAGAATTGGATCTTTCTTATAATTCTATTCGAGATTTAGATAGTAATAGTTTCGGTAGTCTTTTCCGACTAAAACAACTAAAACTTGCATTCAATCAAATCGATAGTATTCCTGACGGCACTTTTGACAACGTCACTTCCCTGGAAGAATTAGACCTCTCAAATAATTATATCAGTAAATTAAACAATAACACCTTCAGTAGTATGCCTAGACTTACAGTCTTAAAGCTgaccaataataaaattattgatttagacggcgcgatCAATAgtttaaaacttttaaaacatTTGTATCTCAGAGGAAATCAGATTCAGAACATAGATATGCAATCGCTTCAAGTCATTTACCATTTAGAAACGTTCGATGCTTCTGGTAATAATATCGAGAACATGGCCTCCGACGTGCTCGCCCGCCACTGGCCCCATTTCGACATCCATTCAAAGTGCAAAATTATACTTTCCGATAACTCTTTAGTGTCTCTGCCGAATGCAACTTCCGAGACTTTCATTGGGCGTGCTAGAAAAGTCGAAGAACAAAATTTTAATGATATTCAAACCGAACTGAATCtttccaataactcaataacaaACATCGAATTTTTTGCTTTTCGATACATTTTGCATCTTACATCTTTGGATCTCTCACGCAATAGGCTAACCGATTTTGTCGTTAATGCAGATGACTTAAAACATGTCAAATTGCTTAATATCAGtaataactttataagaaatcttaactATGAATCCTTTTTATTAATGGACCATTTAGAAAATTTAGACCTGTCTTTCAATCAACTGGAAAATGTCCCCGATCCTAATTTTATAAGCATTAATAGCATGCCGAGATACGTCAATATGTCAGTCAATAATTTagtaaatgtaaataatttgagaattaaatttCATACCAAGGGAGGGGTTTTGGATCTCTCGAACAATTCTCTTTCAGTCGTAAATATTCCACACGGACAGACACTTCGCTTGTTGATGTTAGTCCTACGGTCCAACAATATAGAAGATCCTTCTTTGGTGGAGCTAAGGCAACAGGATGAATTGAAAGTTCTGGATATGagcaaaaactatattaagGATTTGGACGAGGCGTCCCTCCACTTGCCTTCTAGTCTCGAGTATTTAGATTTGACGTATAATGAGATAATGAACATGACTCCTTCGGTTTTTAAAGACCTCAGCTACTTGAGGACCCTCCGTTTATCCCACAATTTTTTAAATCGTATTGAGTATGGAGTATTCCAGAGCCTTGGAAATCTCAAAGATTTGGATTTATCCTACAATGATATAAACATTCTGGATTCTAAAGTGTTTACTGACTTGAAATCGCTTCAAGTACTGTCGGTGCGTTACAATGGGATGTATTACCTCGATTATAAAAGCTGGGTTGGGCACAAGTATTCTGTGAGAGTGAATATGGATGGGAACAGTTTCGATTGCCAATGGCTGGCTGCGGCCATCAGCGATTACAATAATGGGATTTCTATGATAGAACCAGCGGCGACGGAGCCGGTTGAATACGGGAATAACTTGAAAGGTATATCCTGCGTTCAGGACGCACCGGGTAACTATATGGAGGGGTTGGATGCTGACAGGACTCTGCTGGTCCTGACTTCTAAGATACTGAAAGCCATTGAGAAACAGAATACAATACTAGAGGCACAACTGGTTTATCATCCTGGTTTACAGCAAATAGGTTCGGTTGGTAACGAAGTAAAATAG
- the LOC134797978 gene encoding protein artichoke-like, translated as MYASVPTIKSLPNLAILKITRSLLSKAKLSNKNDLPKLTAIDYSENVISSFEVVPGENEFKSLKKLNLSHNSLDNIPDGTFDLFPNIESLDLSDNLFGTLDIMFFEGIKKLLYLNLANNRIASIDSSFQKFRYLVTLDLSYNIIENLNAKDFAKLVNLQEIKLDSNGLHTIEKNFFKNMPSLTTISIQDNTIDSIDQEIFINATKLRNVYLSRNRIKVLPKNLFKNKTIFDFMIEGNPLEGPLERGSFEGLGMVKELDLSSHHLTSIENYAFAGLQTLETLLLNNNDLELLRNYSFKGLQNLNFLDLSYNKINELDIVTEDLISLQVFTLHHNKIAHISSNNFISLGSLQLLDLSHNNISYLASNYFRSLQSLFNFKISDNPLCGAIVEKTFDGLSSLPNLDISGTLITTINNGSFMGMTILRDLNMSHSNITELQYNSLSYVGTIQTIDLSHNQLSVFDINTTDLRNLDTLLLNNNMLQVISQTVFTELSLLRTVDLSYNNIRTIHGETFQKDILNLDLSYNPELEFDVSLLKKSVNLAKLFISGTKTVSMSLTFENVKGILISTLEMTHLNIQNISSLKLFNLQRLETLILSNNAVSKLNIGALSNLTCLKQLDLSYNNLNYIQPGVFKDNTYLKVLNISHNKLLEISHGIFQGLLYVEVIDLSFNKIKDLHRSRFYDVEHLDTLIVDNNEIEFISDDEFLGSSLTKLSIGGNPLPCKILYKIKRKSFHISITAINIDETKDNLKGVTCNKDGYHFDSNVTPETVEHNKLLFDIRNILFNISRVHIFKESMKEPKYIYNNSSYLEGITNQEQKLNQHSLEIINSIKNLSSISNLTSIINSNTNILLGKIFQVLTAKESITTSKPIIVIKENATSGSLLSYINKIKQDLEDTLAIERQNVLQLDDKMNKLNSKIDLSMTTKTPTHEKLLKTKDEEKQKSVFTEVCVGLILVILICFILCKIYKSELYLPRGRSRTSTSSRRNIAESMESAQL; from the coding sequence ATGTATGCATCGGTTCCTACTATAAAATCGTTGCCCAATTTGGCAATATTGAAAATAACGAGATCTTTACTGTCCAAGGCAAAACTATCAAACAAAAATGATCTGCCAAAGCTTACAGCTATAGACTATTCAGAAAACGTAATAAGCAGTTTCGAAGTGGTTCCTGGTGAAAATGAATTCAAATCGCTGAAGAAACTAAACTTATCACATAACAGTTTAGATAATATCCCAGACGGCACCTTCGATTTATTCCCGAACATAGAATCATTGGATTTGTCTGATAATTTATTTGGTACACTAGATATCATGTTCTTTGAAGgtataaaaaaacttttatatttaaatctTGCAAATAACAGAATAGCTAGTATAGACTCTTCGTTTCAAAAATTTCGATATTTAGTAACATTGGACCTCAGCTATAATATCATAGAGAACTTAAACGCGAAGGATTTCGCTAAATTAGTGAACTTACAGGAAATCAAACTTGATTCTAATGGTCTTCATACCAtagaaaaaaacttttttaaaaaTATGCCATCATTGACTACAATTAGTATACAAGATAATACTATAGATAGTATTGATCAAGAAATATTTATCAATGCAACAAAATTAAGGAATGTTTACCTTTCTCGAAATAGAATTAAAGTACTCCCTAAAAATTTGTTCAAGAATAAAACTATATTCGATTTTATGATAGAAGGCAATCCATTAGAAGGGCCTCTAGAAAGAGGTTCTTTTGAAGGACTTGGCATGGTTAaagaattggatttaagtagcCATCATCTAACCTCTATAGAAAATTACGCCTTTGCCGGGCTTCAAACTTTGGAGACCTTGTTACTGAATAACAATGACTTAGAGTTATTAAGGAATTATTCATTTAAAGGTTTacaaaacttgaattttttagaTTTGTCTTATAATAAAATCAACGAACTGGATATTGTTACTGAGGACCTCATTAGTTTGCAAGTATTTACATTACATCATAATAAAATAGCACACATCTCAAGtaacaattttatttcattaggaTCTTTGCAGTTACTTGATTTATCTCATAATAACATATCGTACTTGGCATCTAATTATTTTCGGTCGTtacaaagtttatttaattttaaaatctcaGATAATCCTCTTTGCGGCGCGATAGTCGAGAAAACGTTCGACGGGTTGAGCTCTTTACCAAATCTTGATATTTCTGGAACTTTAATAACTACAATAAATAATGGTTCTTTTATGGGTATGACTATATTAAGAGACTTAAATATGTCGCATAGTAACATAACTGAACTGCAATACAATTCACTGTCCTATGTCGGCACGATTCAAACAATTGATCTTTCACATAATCAACTGTCTGTTTTCGATATTAATACAACTGACTTAAGAAATCTTGACACATTATTGTtgaataataatatgttacaggTAATTTCTCAAACAGTATTTACAGAACTGAGCTTGCTAAGGACAGTTGATTTATCGTATAATAACATTCGTACCATTCACGGAGAAACTTTTCAAAAGGATATACTGAATTTAGATTTGTCTTATAATCCAGAATTGGAATTTGATGTATCTTTATTGAAAAAATCTGTAAATTTAGCAAAACTCTTTATTTCGGGAACAAAAACCGTGTCAATGTCGCTTACATTTGAAAATGTAAAGGGTATTCTTATAAGTACATTAGAAATGACTCATTTGAACATCCAGAACATAAGTAGCTTAAAGTTATTTAATCTACAACGTTTAGAAACGTTAATATTAAGCAACAATGCTGTTTCCAAGCTCAATATTGGTGCTTTATCTAATTTAACGTGCCTAAAACAGTTGGACCTAAGTTATAACAACTTAAATTACATTCAGCCCGGAGTTTTCAAAGACAACACCTATTTGAAAGTATTAAACATATCCCACAATAAGTTGTTGGAAATTAGCCACGGGATATTTCAGGGTCTTTTGTACGTGGAAGTTATAGATTTATCGTTTAACAAGATTAAAGATTTACATCGATCTAGATTCTACGATGTTGAGCATTTAGACACTCTTATAGTAGATAACAATGAAATAGAGTTTATATCCGATGACGAATTTTTGGGGAGTAGTTTAACCAAACTCAGCATAGGCGGTAATCCACTACCGTGCAAGATTTTGTACAAAATCAAAAGAAAAAGTTTTCATATCAGTATTACTGCTATAAATATTGACGAAACTAAGGACAACTTAAAAGGGGTTACATGTAATAAAGACGGTTATCATTTTGATTCAAATGTGACTCCGGAAACTGTTGAGCATAACAAATTGCTATTCGATATAaggaatatattatttaatatttcgaGAGTGCACATTTTCAAAGAATCTATGAAAGAACCCAAGTACATATATAACAATTCATCATATTTAGAAGGTATAACAAATCAAGAACAAAAATTGAATCAACACAGTTTGGAAATCATAAATTCTATTAAAAACTTATCTTCTATTAGTAATCTGACTTCAATTATTAATAGTAATACGAACATACTGTTAGGAAAAATATTTCAAGTGTTGACTGCAAAGGAATCCATTACAACAAGCAAACCTATAATTGTAATCAAAGAAAATGCTACTTCGGGTAGTCTACTTTCCTACATAAACAAAATCAAGCAAGACTTGGAAGACACTTTAGCAATTGAAAGACAAAATGTTTTACAGTTGGATGACAAAATGAATAAGCTTAATTCAAAAATAGATCTTTCAATGACAACGAAGACTCCCACGCATGAGAAATTGCTTAAAACCAAAGACGAAGAAAAACAAAAGTCTGTTTTTACTGAGGTTTGTGTGGGTTTGATTTTGgtaattttgatttgttttattttgtgtaaGATATACAAATCTGAACTCTACCTACCCAGAGGGCGGTCACGCACTAGTACGAGTAGCAGACGAAATATCGCAGAGTCTATGGAAAGTGCGCAATTATAA